In Thermodesulfobacteriota bacterium, one DNA window encodes the following:
- a CDS encoding pyridoxamine 5'-phosphate oxidase family protein, which translates to MDRKKSRSEPGRQMTIEEMLKAFDALRFAVLATSDKGRPYTSLIAFALTPDRHTLIFATPKATSKYENISSEPAVSILLDNRSQDAEDFHSAQAVTLLGTAKELRTAAQKAEYRQILVNRHPELAAFIDEPGTSLIAVTIRQAFHVAHFQDVSRWP; encoded by the coding sequence ATGGACAGGAAGAAATCAAGATCAGAACCGGGAAGGCAGATGACCATCGAAGAGATGCTTAAAGCCTTCGACGCACTGCGATTCGCGGTACTCGCTACATCCGATAAAGGTAGACCCTATACCTCGCTGATAGCCTTCGCCCTGACTCCCGATCGCCACACGCTCATTTTCGCAACACCCAAAGCCACCAGCAAATACGAGAACATAAGTAGCGAGCCTGCTGTTTCGATTCTATTGGATAACCGTTCGCAAGATGCCGAAGATTTTCATAGTGCGCAGGCAGTTACATTGCTCGGTACGGCAAAAGAATTGAGAACAGCCGCACAGAAGGCAGAGTATCGGCAAATACTCGTGAATAGGCACCCGGAATTGGCTGCCTTCATTGACGAACCCGGGACATCTCTCATCGCCGTTACCATCCGGCAGGCCTTTCACGTAGCGCATTTTCAGGACGTATCCCGTTGGCCATAA